cttttgttttcttctcagGGCTGATGATGCCAGGCAACCTTTAAGTCGTATCGTGCCTATTTCTTCATCTCATCTGACACCTTACCGTGTTGTGATCATACTCCGGCTTATTATTCTGGGTTTCTTCTTGCAATATCGTGCAACTCACCCAGTGAAAGATGCATACCCATTATGGTTAACATCAGTTATCTGTGAGATTTGGTTTGCTTTATCCTGGCTTCTGGATCAGTTTCCAAAATGGTTTCCCATTAATCGTGAGACCTATCTGGACAGGCTCACATTGAGGTTGGCCAACTTAGTATCATCTGTGGCAATCTATAGTTCAGTGTGTGGTTCTAAAACTTAGTTTCATACCATTTTTAATTATTGCAGGTATGATCGTGAAGGGGAACCATCCCAGCTAGCTCCTATAGATGTATTTGTTAGTACAGTGGATCCCATGAAAGAGCCTCCTCTGGTTACGGCTAACACTGTTTTATCCATACTTTCTGTGGATTATCCTGTGGACAAAGTCTCTTGCTATGTGTCTGATGATGGGTCAGCAATGCTAACATTTGAATCCCTTTCTGAAACTGCGGAGTTTGCTAGGAAGTGGGTGCCTTTTTGCAAGAAACACAACATTGAACCTAGAGCCcctgaattttattttgccCAAAAGATTGATTACTTAAAGGACAAGATACAACCTTCTTTTGTAAAAGAGCGTAGAGCAATGAAGGTGAGTGATACGGAAATATGTTGCATGGGTTTGTTAAAAAAAGTTCTACATGATTATTTCTTATTTGCACATCTCAAGCAAGATGATTATTCTCATTCTTTGCATGTGCTGCCTGATTTAAGTTACATAATTTGCATGTGATGCCtactttaaattaaataattcatCCTTCCAATGGTGCATTCCTTTCAAAGCAATGTAACTACCCATCCGGTTTTCAGCTTAAAAGAATGCTATTGATCCTGCCTGtagtttgcatttttttaaaatattttataatctCATTTCGAACAAGATGATTGCTTCAATTCTTGATAGACACTGGATTGTCTATTTCATTGTTATTAGAATTGGAGTTTGATGCCAGTAttcaaaaggaagaagaaaaaaagcgTTATACTTCAGTAGATCTGGTTGCTGTAACCTTAAACAAGTagtttaaaatttgaaatgtcATTAGAGTTTTATAGGtcatattatttgattatttcGTGTGAGAGTTAAAGGATGCTTAGAGAGCAGATTGTGGTAAACTTCATATACATGTTTAGCACTGTGAATGGAGTCTAAAAACATTTGTTTTACCCCACAGAGAGAGTATGAAGAATTCAAGGTACGGATCAATGCCTTAGTTGCCAAGGCACAGAAGATGCCTGAAGAAGGTTGGACAATGCAGGATGGGACTCCATGGCCTGGGAACAATCCTAGGGACCATCCAGGAATGATCCAGGTACTTGCATTTTTATCCAGTGCATTTTGGTTTCTGCCTCCTCTTATTGCTTCTATactaattttagttttctattttgtgGAAGAACAGGTCTTCTTAGGCCACAGTGGGGGCCTTGATACTGATGGAAATGAGCTGCCTCGACTTGTTTATGTTTCTCGTGAGAAGCGACCAGGCTTCCAGCATCACAAGAAAGCTGGAGCAATGAATGCACTGGTTTGTTACTCCCTGAAATTGATTAAGATATAATTTCCTTTTCTGGGTAGTAATGTCAGTGCTTTGACCTATTTGgaactatattttttattactcAATCATGTCTGTTAACTCTGGATAAATGCCAAATCCTCATTTATGGGAAGATATACATTGGTATAAATGCATACACATGGGCCTATGTACACCATTAGCTTTTTTAGAACTCTCTAGTAGGATCCTCCTTAATGTTTTCCATCAATATTTCCTTGACCCATTGATCGTCAATATTTCCTTGCCCAATTAGAATCCTCAATATTTCCTTTACCAATCACATTACGGTACATTATAAGGTTGGAAGGACACAAACATTTTCTGGTATGGCGGAACAAATTGTCGGGTAAATACCTGTTGGTATAAAATGTCAGCATCTCTTAAACAAGTTTTGTAATAAAAGATTGTCCCCTGATGAACTGATGTGCCAAAAAccattttggttttctaacTTGGTTCACTATGGGCCATGCAGATTCGAGTTTCAGCTGTCCTGACAAATGGTGCATATCTTTTGAATGTTGATTGTGATCACTACTTCAATAACAGTAAAGCTCTTAAGGAAGCCATGTGTTTCATGATGGACCCAGCTTATGGGAAGAAGACCTGTTATGTCCAGTTCCCTCAGCGTTTTGATGGCATTGACTTGCACGATCGATATGCCAATCGGAACATTGTCTTCTTCGATGTAGGTGCTACTTGTTTTACAATCACCAATAAGAAATATTACACCGTGTGACAGTTATTATGGCTCCACTGGTAAAatactttgttttatttgcAGATCAACTTGAAAGGGCTGGATGGCATCCAGGGTCCAGTCTATGTGGGAACTGGTTGCTGTTTCAACAGACAAGCTCTATATGGGTATGACCCAGTTTTGACTGAGGAAGATTTACAACCAAACATTATCGTCAAGAGTTGTTGTGGTTCAAGAAAGAAGGGAAAGACTAGCAATAAGAAGTATATTGACAAGAAGAGGGCAGTTAAAAGAACGGAATCCACTATTCCCATTTTTAATATGGAAGACATTGAGGAGGGTGTCGAAGGTTGctgcttattattattatacttGTTATTATCTGTGTTCATTCATTTGACAAAAATTAATAGAAGTTATATTGATTTGAGGTTTGATATGACCAAAATTtacagaaaaatcaaatttatgttttaatgCATCCATGTGATGTAAATTTAACTAAGATAACTTCATATTCTGCAGGTTATGATGATGAGAGGACTCTTCTTATGTCCCAGAAGAGCTTAGAGAAGCGCTTTGGTCAATCACCAGTTTTTATTGCAGCCACCTTCATGGAACAAGGAGGCATTCCGCCTACAACCAATCCTGCGACCCTTTTGAAGGAAGCCATACATGTTATTAGCTGTGGATATGAAGACAAGACTGAATGGGGAAAAGAGGTCAGTCAGTATAGCAATTGGGTCCTAGCAACCCTCATTCCCAACATAAATAGTAGCATACTTATTGAATGGACTTGTGATTTtggatttatataaatttaacattttgatTTATCACCAGATTGGATGGATCTATGGTTCTGTGACTGAAGATATTTTAACTGGGTTTAAGATGCATGCCCGTGGTTGGATATCAGTCTATTGCATGCCTCCCCGCCCAGCATTTAAGGGTTCTGCTCCCATCAATCTTTCTGATCGTTTGAACCAGGTGCTTCGATGGGCCTTGGGGTCAATTGAAATTTTGCTAAGCAGGCATTGTCCCATATGGTATGGCTACAATGGGAAATTGAAGCTTTTGGAGAGAATAGCATACATCAATACCATTGTTTACCCCCTCACATCTATACCGCTGATTGCGTACTGTTTGCTCCCTGCCTTTTGCCTTCTCACAGAAAAGTTCATTATTCCTGAGGTTAGTACTAATCCTGCGGCAATCCcacttgaaaaataattaataaagtcCTTGAAGTGCCATAAAATTTCGCTGTCATGGGACCTTTATCCATTTGATTATTTAGTAATTTGACACTCtagattttcattttgagcATCCAATAAATCTGTTCTATGTCTCTGCAGATAAGTAACTTTGCTAGCATGTGGTTCATTCTGCTCTTTGTTTCCATTATTGCAACCGGAATTCTTGAGCTTAGGTGGAGTGGAGTCAGTATTGAAGactggtggagaaacgaacaGTTCTGGATCATTGGTGGCACATCAGCTCATCTTTTTGCTGTCTTTCAAGGTCTCCTAAAAGTTCTTGCTGGGATTGATACCAACTTCACTGTCACATCAAAGGCATCTGATGAGGATGGAGATTTTGCGGAGCTTTACGTGTTCAAATGGACATCGCTTCTCATCCCTCCAACCACAGTTCTTCTGGTGAACATGGTAGGTATTGTAGCCGGTGTTTCATATGCCATAAATAGTGGGTACCAGTCTTGGGGTCCACTCTTTGGCAAACTGTTTTTTGCCCTATGGGTCGTTGCACATCTGTATCCATTCCTGAAGGGTCTTTTGGGTCGGCAAAATCGTACCCCGACAATTGTCATCGTGTGGTCTATTCTTCTTGCTTCAATCTTCTCCCTGCTGTGGGTGCGCATCGACCCATTCACTAACGACGCAACAAAAGCTGCATCAAATGGTCAATGTGGCGTCAATTGTTAATtcatttcaaagaaaaaatcttTCTTTTGTGGAAACCAGCATCTCTCTCCACCTTCTGTGTGTATATACAAGAAATCAAGTAAAGTCGTCTACTGAACTTCTATGTACGGTCTCCGCGTCCGAAAAGGGAGTCTGGTGGAAGAAAACTGAGAGAACCCTTGTGTATGTTTTTGGTTGCCCCTTTGACAAAGTGTTTGTTGTTCCCTGCTGAAATATGTTTTCTGAACTTTGATCTTAGTCATTGTTGTGCAGCATTGTTATGGTTGTTGTCAAGAGGGATATATAGAAGCTATTTATTGCACTACTTGGTCTGTCTCTGTTAggacaaactttgttttggtCGATGTAAGATTATTTAATGCCTATCATCATGGAGCTATAATTATTGAATACAAATTCTTTCATCAGACAAGCCTATAtgaattatgtttttgtttttgtttatttaaaatttctaaGATCTTGCAAAATATTGACATGAATGAATTTCGAAATTCATGCCCTCTGGGATGGATGCTTGTGAGCATCAAAACTTTAGCATGGAGTTGAAAAGTACTCAAACCAACTGTAGTTCAAGGATATATGTAAAAGAATTGTACACAAAATTGCATTTTCTGTGTCACAGGCCTCCTAGTCAATCAAGTCGACTGTATTGCATTTTGACGAGACGCACTTgcgtttttcttttcatcgACTGgttatgaaatttgaactcaCAACTTCCTCCAACAAAATTGAGACTGGAGCCACTAGACTGAATGATCATTAACAACACTTATTTCAAATAGCCTAAaactttaatatatatttaaaaaaaaactctaaaaCTTGCAATCTACCAATAAAGTCTAGAGCATACAGCATACAAATTGAATGGGGTAATTATGTCATTTCAACAAGATGAGTTGTATTGTAATGCATTACTTGTCAATGAGGCAAATTCTGAAAACCAATCCCGAAACGACAGCGTATCGACCTGTAGAAGCCAGTAGACACCAGTGTTTGATTAAAACCCTTGGAGGGTTTTTGAGCATTTATAAATTTCAGGTAAATTTCGTAGGGACTGTGAGGAGATTAgggtttttcttctctctctgcagagcaaaacaagaagaagaagaaagaagcagAAGCAACAATGGAGGGTCTCACAGAGGGAGTGAACAACTTGCAAATCACGGACTCATCatacaacaacaagaagaatcGCATCCAAGTCTCAAATACCAAAAAGCCCCTCTTCTTCTATGTCAATCTTGCCAAGGTAAACCAACCCCATTTTCTCCATCTTCATCTGTTTCGCTATTGTTTTTTGCTCTCTGTTTGATTGTTGAAAACGGTCTAGAAGACCCATTCTTGCCAAATTCCAAAGCTACAGATTGTTGTTGGTTTTCTCTTGAATGCATATGGATCTACTGAGTTTAAGATTTAAGCCAAATAGTTGTGTTATGCTTATTTGCAGATACTGTGTATGTTTTTAGTCATTCAATGGTTTGCAATTTACCTTTGCAGAGGTACATGGAGCAGAACAATGAGGTGGAGCTCTCTGCCCTTGGAATGGGTATTTATTTCGTTTATCTTACCCTCCTTTTGTTTTCGGTTCCATTAGGTGATTATTGGGTTGCAGATGCTTTGTGTCTTCTGTTTGCTTATTGTTTCTCCTGTCACAAGTGCACccaaaaattacaatttcaaTGCTGTCTAGGCATTGGCTTATACATAATCCTTACCCAACTATGTCAAACTATTGATGATTTTTGGTATTATTGAATTGAAAACTTTTCATCTTTTGTGTACTAAGGATTCACAATTTGTTTTATATCTACAGCTATTGCTACTGTTGTTACCATTGCTGAGATTCTGAAGAACAATGGATTGGCTTTCGAGAAGAGTGGGATTCTTATGCCTTTCAGacaatctctctcttctttttggtaaatgtctctcatattaatttttaactgGCTGTTGTATGCAACATATTCAGAGATCACGACTTCTACAATTGACATGAGGGAGGATGCAGGGGGGCGGCCAATTCAAAAGGCAAAGGTaccttttgaattttgtattaGCCTAGCAATTTTCTGATATCTACATTGTGGTTTTGTTAACCTAATGCAGCAGAATAAGGACTACataatatttaacaaaaattaggGGTTCTTAAACATTATTTCTTGTTAACAACAAACATTCCTTTAGATGTTAGCAAGGAATATAGGCACGTATAGCTAGGGTTATTTAAAAGAGAATGAGGTTCAAAAAGCGCTCATTACGGAACTGAGGTGCCAAAGTTTGCTTGTTTCTGAATTTATACAATTACCAGCTCTGCATGTTGGTCTTCCCATTCTTTCCGCGACATGGTATTTGAGTAAAGTGGGTGCTTGTATGTTTGAGAGCTAAGATGTCAGCTCATTCATTATTGAATTGATAAGCCTTCAAAACAAAGTGTTGGCTTAGTTTTGTCGGACCATAAAGATTTGCTCTGCTTGTCTTTTAAAATGTGAAGTGCTTGTTCAATTGTTTTATAGCGTTGTTTGTGGGTTTAGTTTACGAGTTTCAGGGTTGGTTGATCACTCTTTACTTTGATTTTCTCAAAATTCGGATGATATGATGATCTAATTGACTTTACATTGAATtacattattttcattatgtaATTTTATCTGGGAGGTTGATGATGGTATCATGTGATCTTCTTTGTTTAGATTGAAATACTGCTAGGAAAGTCTGAGAAGTTTGACGAGATAATGGCCgctgatgctgctgctgctgctgttgctgcaGAGGAAGCCCTTGAGTATGAGCAGAGTTGAAGGTTGTTGTTTCTGATATCTGGCTTGGTGCACGCACTGTTAGGTCTTCAAAAACTGGCGGATGTCTTACTTTTGTTCTTAGGTTTGCCTCTCTAGTGGTGTTTGTTTAGCTGtgataaaatttctttttaggATTTGTTGTAAAATACAGTCATCTCTgctatcaaaatattcaaatttgttcCGAGGTTCATTATTTTAGCTTACATGTGTAACATTGTTAAGTTGCTGCAAGATTTTGAGATGCTCTACCCACGACGTTCCTTCTGCTTGACCTCTAGAATGCATGTGAATCTGGTGTTTTGCTTGCTCCTTTCTGCTGGAGTATTGAAATTCTCTTAGCTCTCCATTTCTGTGTGCACTATTTACGTTCTACTATACTGGTTGTTGGTAAGTGACCCCAAAAGTCAAGtaattggttttgatttgtAAGAAACGGAAGTTGCACCTCACCCAGCCATAAGAACAGAGAAACTGATCCAAATGGTTCCGACTTCTTCACTATTGTGAGTGATCTTAATTTCTAATGAAACAAGTCTACACACAAGCAACACAAATTGGGTTTCTTACATTTTTTTGAACTCGGTGATGCTTTCTCTGGCCTTGGCCGGGTCCCTTGGCGAGACTGAAAAATTACCCTTTGGATCGTAAGAAACAATGCAAACCTAGCATTGCATAGTTTTTCAAGCTCCTCTGCTTTCCTGTTCGCGTGCCTCTTCGTGCCAGACATTGCTCCGTGATAAGACTCCTCTGCCGAGAAACTATTTTCGCACCGCCATTTGCATTTAAAGACCTCCCTTTTTCTGGTCATTGAATCTGCCATTCAAAAACCAgaataaaaaaacacagagagGTTGAAGACAAGGCAAAATGACTAGTAGGAGGAGAAAGTAATTGAGAAGGAAAAGCTTGCAAGAAAAACCGAGGGTTCTTGGTGATATATAGGAAGCTAGAAAGCTTGGGTTTCTCTGGTGaatattggaaaaaaaaaacaaaaaactctCTGGATTTTTCCAATGGCAGGGTAAAATACTAACTTTGGCAAGTAAGAAAGTACCAGTGTTGCCCCTTCTTGTTGTGGCGTTAATCCTCTCTCCTATTCCAAGTAattcttgaaagaaagaaaaaaagatttgtTATTGCTTCAAACAATCAGTACGTCCACAACCCAATTAATAACCAATTATTTCTTGGAAATGGCTTCACAATCAAGAGCTGAAGACAAGGTCTTGAGGAGTGATCACAAAACGAAAGGGGTAGAATCTATAAGAAACATTCTAATAAGGAAGCAGGAATGAATCTCCAAATCAATAAACTAAATGGTGACCTACAAGAGATTCTTGAGTACAAAGTGTATACCTTTGGAGCCACATATGACATACCAAGCCACACAATATTGAGATTGATCTCGGCTTATTCCTTCCATGACAAGAAAACTCAATGACATTTAAATTAATCCTCCATAACATAAATTCTAACCTCAAGAAAAACAAGGCTCCCTCAACTGAGtcacaaaatgaaaaggaacaaaaaaattatccaGCAATCAAAGGGCAAGTAAGCCCGTGTCAAAAGAAAAGCTATCCCGTTTCTTTCCTCTCTGCTACGGCCAAAATGCAGtataaaacttaaatttatttcTCATTTGAGTCTTCTACGCTTCCTCTTTGTCCTCTACCAGTATCCTCTTGCATGCTTCATAGCACATAAAAGAAATCCCTGCTGCAGGCACCAACTTCATGCAGCTAGGCCCTAGCCCTCTGTATAAACCCTGAACCCCTTCGTGTTCAAGTATGCTTGCGAGGGCGTGAAGCATATTCGTATACTGCCTTCCACCCAGGGCTCCCACCTGCATATGTTTGCGTGCCACCTCAAGTGGGAAAGTTGCAGTGCTTGAAATAGCACCGGCTGCTGATCCAATTAAAAGGGTTTCAATGTTGCCAATATTCTCCTGCTTGAGAAACTTGCGATACGCTTTCCGCAATGTGTCATAAGCAAAGTAATTGGTGGCAGCATATGGAATTACTCCAATAAGACTAGGGGCAAGACCTCTGTAGAGTTCTGCAGGTCCCTCTTCTCGCACTATTTTTAAGAATGCATCAAGAAGGCCATCATAAACGCCCCTCTGCAGATTTAACAACGCTGCTGTGTGATTACTACATACATACTCAAGAAAGGAACACAGTACTGCTAATCCTTAAAATACCTGAATGGTTAACCGGGTCTTCAGTAACTCCAGGGGGTATGTGCAAATTGTCGAGCTTACTCCAGCACAGGCACCTGCAATTAATGAGGCAGGAATTGGAAGTTTGGGCTGCTCTCCAGGTTTCGGTGACAAGCGCTTATTAACCGTATCATAAGCAAACAGCTGCCAAAAATGTAGCGGAAGTTTAAATACCAAACCAATTAAAAGATCAGAATTGAAATCCTTAGTCTTGTAATGGAAATCATGTATATAAAGTTCCAATTGTTCAGCTtcccaaatttgaatttacaTAACAAGTACACACCTAATACAACAGCTATAATACACTCAATTCTTTGTTTCTGTATACTGTAGGCAAATTAATTCTTGATCACGCAAAAAACAGACTGGGGGTAGTTGAAACATACTTAGGATGGTACATCATAAATAAGTCATTGTACTGCATGAAGCAAGCTTCATTTTTTCTGGAATTTGGACAGAAACTAGAAAGGCCATTTCCTCAAGCATTATATTGTCTCCTCAATGATGACAGATGATATAACTAAAGTCCTTAACAGGAAGAAAAGATTTCACATCATATCAGAAATTTGCAGCAACATTTCCTATGCTATAACTAAGGAAGAGCACCATGAAACCAACTCAATTTCTCCAACCTACTCAAGGTTCATCCTTCATGTTCTGAGTAATGAGTAAACTTCATGAGTGATGCCACAAACTGTCCAGTTTACCGGATCGGGGGGAGTCAAGAATTTAGAATGATTTCAATGATCAAGCAAAGGTGTATGATGACATGATAAAAGTTGATCATGCATATTTTTCGTTGACTATGACACCTTAAAGTATCTCACTGATCATTTGACAATCCAACCGCAAGAGTAAATTGTCTAGAATGAAAAGCACCAGCTCACCTTAACTATGTGCAACTAAAAGCCACATCACACCACAGGAAATAATTACATACTATAACCCAATGGGGAAAACAAATTGGATCCAAAGACCATTTATGGGGCCACCTGGTATGAGCAGAGAAACAAAGGGCATGACATCAAGCAAACGTAGTTCATAGTTGCagataataaacaaaaagggaTTACtactttataaattataagCAATGCTAACAATCAACATAACTGATGTCTAAATCAAATAAGCTTGTCACTAACACATCAATTACGCCAAAAACTAGAACAAGTCAAAGTATTAACCATACTAACATCACCAATTTGACAAACAGTGAAAATAAGGATCACCTATTtgacaaaaagtgaaaacacgGAAAATGAAACAAGTTGAAAACATGTCTAAATGCAACATAATATTCACCTAAAACAAATTGATACAAAAGAAATATTCCTACCTCTATTGCCTTGCTCGGTGCAACCCGAATAACATTGACTAGATTTCCCCTAAACAGTCCCTTCCACCCATCAGTCTTCATTATATTGTTGAACACCTCAGTAGTAGAATTCCCACTACTCCCAACCATCAAATGCGTCCTTATGGTCTCTAATGGCGCCACAGCTGTCCGTGACACCGCCCCAGCTATTGCACCACTTATCAACCTCCTCAGTGAAGGGTTTGCAATCTTAACTTTCAATTTAAGACcacctttcttcttcttcacctctcccttctcttcctgaaccccaaaatttttaaTGCCCTCCACATACTTCATGTACAGGTCGGCATATGGAAGCTTCACGCCGCCATTCCCGCGTGGATTCGGAGGGTCTGCTGAGACACCAAATCCCACTCCCACTTGGCTAACGCTAGCAAATAAGCCTCCAGGATGATAAGCCCCCTCTTGGGGGCTCCATTGAAATCCCAAATTGCAAACAGAGAAAAACCCATCACTCTTATTATCGAAAAGTTGAATTTGCTTCCTACCCATTGATCAGAACCTAATGTATACGCTTTCTTCTAGGGTTTAGTGGACAGCCGAGTCCATTTCTTTTCACGTTTTCAAGCGGATTCACAGTGCTTGAGAGGCAAAGGTTCGATTTTGGGCAAATGGGTCTTCAAAGAATCCATTTTTTAATAGATGGGCATGGGGAAGGAACAAAGAGCGGAGaccataaaaaattatttattaaaaatcgAAAAAATTGGGTGGCTaccaaatttgggttttgttctGATTAGAAAAGGAGGCGATGAAAACGAAAGAGAAAGGGCTGCGagaaaggaaatgaaaatctgaaaatccCAAAAGGGAAAACCtaacaagagagagaggagaagtaggtgaatctctctctctctgttttctcgCGCACACACTCAgccgctctctctctctctcgctgcGTAAGTTTAAATAGGCATTGCTTAGTTTGGCGTTGGTTT
The window above is part of the Prunus dulcis chromosome 1, ALMONDv2, whole genome shotgun sequence genome. Proteins encoded here:
- the LOC117616497 gene encoding cellulose synthase A catalytic subunit 1 [UDP-forming], which produces MEANAGLVAGSYKRNELVRIRHDSDSAPKPLKNLNGQICQICGDTVGLTATGDVFVACNECAFPVCRPCYEYERKDGNQSCPQCKTRYKRHKGSPRVDGDDDEDDIDDLENEFNYSQGNSNARRQWQGEDADLSSSSRHESQQPIPLLTNGQPMSGEIPCATPDNQSVRTTSGPLDPRQPVPVRIVDPSKDLNSYGLGNVDWKERVEGWKLKQDKNMMQMTSRYAEGKGDNEGTGSNGEELQMADDARQPLSRIVPISSSHLTPYRVVIILRLIILGFFLQYRATHPVKDAYPLWLTSVICEIWFALSWLLDQFPKWFPINRETYLDRLTLRYDREGEPSQLAPIDVFVSTVDPMKEPPLVTANTVLSILSVDYPVDKVSCYVSDDGSAMLTFESLSETAEFARKWVPFCKKHNIEPRAPEFYFAQKIDYLKDKIQPSFVKERRAMKREYEEFKVRINALVAKAQKMPEEGWTMQDGTPWPGNNPRDHPGMIQVFLGHSGGLDTDGNELPRLVYVSREKRPGFQHHKKAGAMNALIRVSAVLTNGAYLLNVDCDHYFNNSKALKEAMCFMMDPAYGKKTCYVQFPQRFDGIDLHDRYANRNIVFFDINLKGLDGIQGPVYVGTGCCFNRQALYGYDPVLTEEDLQPNIIVKSCCGSRKKGKTSNKKYIDKKRAVKRTESTIPIFNMEDIEEGVEGYDDERTLLMSQKSLEKRFGQSPVFIAATFMEQGGIPPTTNPATLLKEAIHVISCGYEDKTEWGKEIGWIYGSVTEDILTGFKMHARGWISVYCMPPRPAFKGSAPINLSDRLNQVLRWALGSIEILLSRHCPIWYGYNGKLKLLERIAYINTIVYPLTSIPLIAYCLLPAFCLLTEKFIIPEISNFASMWFILLFVSIIATGILELRWSGVSIEDWWRNEQFWIIGGTSAHLFAVFQGLLKVLAGIDTNFTVTSKASDEDGDFAELYVFKWTSLLIPPTTVLLVNMVGIVAGVSYAINSGYQSWGPLFGKLFFALWVVAHLYPFLKGLLGRQNRTPTIVIVWSILLASIFSLLWVRIDPFTNDATKAASNGQCGVNC
- the LOC117629045 gene encoding uncharacterized protein At2g34160-like; the encoded protein is MEGLTEGVNNLQITDSSYNNKKNRIQVSNTKKPLFFYVNLAKRYMEQNNEVELSALGMAIATVVTIAEILKNNGLAFEKKITTSTIDMREDAGGRPIQKAKIEILLGKSEKFDEIMAADAAAAAVAAEEALEYEQS
- the LOC117629034 gene encoding uncharacterized protein LOC117629034 gives rise to the protein MSLSFLVMEGISRDQSQYCVAWYVICGSKELLGIGERINATTRRGNTDSMTRKREVFKCKWRCENSFSAEESYHGAMSGTKRHANRKAEELEKLCNARFALFLTIQRVIFQSRQGTRPRPEKASPSSKKCKKPNLCCLCVDLFH
- the LOC117629024 gene encoding adenine nucleotide transporter BT1, chloroplastic/mitochondrial-like is translated as MGRKQIQLFDNKSDGFFSVCNLGFQWSPQEGAYHPGGLFASVSQVGVGFGVSADPPNPRGNGGVKLPYADLYMKYVEGIKNFGVQEEKGEVKKKKGGLKLKVKIANPSLRRLISGAIAGAVSRTAVAPLETIRTHLMVGSSGNSTTEVFNNIMKTDGWKGLFRGNLVNVIRVAPSKAIELFAYDTVNKRLSPKPGEQPKLPIPASLIAGACAGVSSTICTYPLELLKTRLTIQRGVYDGLLDAFLKIVREEGPAELYRGLAPSLIGVIPYAATNYFAYDTLRKAYRKFLKQENIGNIETLLIGSAAGAISSTATFPLEVARKHMQVGALGGRQYTNMLHALASILEHEGVQGLYRGLGPSCMKLVPAAGISFMCYEACKRILVEDKEEA